A section of the Schistosoma haematobium chromosome ZW, whole genome shotgun sequence genome encodes:
- a CDS encoding hypothetical protein (EggNog:ENOG410W0SN): MEHSNNLGDREDQSNSNGNEEIQLGSTGSQRNPLDPSWTTEAKYGRDAAILRSRRGKCSTHSGSFSNAVQTGTKCNCRMKNLTNPESSKHHSKQRRRELQ; this comes from the coding sequence atggaacatTCGAACAATTTGGGAGATcgagaagaccagtcaaatagcaacggaaatgaggagatacaacttggcagtactggaagtcagcgaaacccattggacccaagctggacaacagaggctaaatacgggagagatgctgctatactccggtcacgaagaggaaaatgctccacacactcagggagtttctctaatgctgtccaaactGGCACGAAATGCAATTGTAGGATGAAAAATCTCAcgaatccagaatcatcaaagcatcattcaaaacaaagaaggagggaattacaatga